In Pseudorasbora parva isolate DD20220531a chromosome 9, ASM2467924v1, whole genome shotgun sequence, the following proteins share a genomic window:
- the LOC137089864 gene encoding ETS domain-containing transcription factor ERF-like, whose product MECNCNSSLGPFSSTYWSRTVLFPDWAYKPAWSPGSRQVQLWHFLLELLGRGEGGAIAWGSEWGEFVIRDPERLAKLWGERKGKPHMNYDKLSRALRYYYNKRILHKTKGKRFTYKFNFSKLILVNYPSLPTYPQNTAYVPFSAFPSQLSFYNPSIDRSVQSISHPLLLPYSFPKPLPFPQAHPIQRQFPLFSGPPSSGTNLSELSCQSPINSALQFTQTLNWPVKSTEWHFNRVMGLQERIKSGPQDKAHDSEDKKIFP is encoded by the exons ATGGAGTGTAACTGTAATTCCTCTCTCGGTCCTTTTTCCTCGACTTACTGGAGCAGAA CAGTGCTTTTCCCTGATTGGGCTTATAAACCAGCCTGGTCTCCAGGCTCCAGGCAGGTGCAGTTATGGCACTTCCTGTTAGAGCTGTTGGGGCGTGGCGAAGGCGGAGCTATCGCATGGGGCAGCGAATGGGGAGAGTTTGTAATCCGAGACCCAGAGAGATTGGCTAAACTGTGGGGTGAGAGGAAGGGCAAGCCACACATGAATTATGACAAACTCAGCAGAGCTTTAAG GTATTATTATAATAAGCGAATTTTGCACAAGACCAAAGGGAAACGTTTCACCTACAAGTTTAATTTCAGCAAACTAATCTTAGTGAATTACCCAAGTCTCCCAACCTACCCACAG AATACAGCATATGTACCTTTCTCTGCCTTTCCTTCTCAACTTTCCTTCTACAACCCTTCAATTGACAGAT CTGTGCAGTCAATTTCTCATCCCCTTCTGCTGCCATATAGCTTCCCCAAACCCCTCCCCTTTCCTCAGGCACATCCAATCCAAAGGCAATTCCCCCTCTTTTCTGGACCGCCTTCCTCAGGGACTAACCTATCAGAGCTCTCCTGCCAGTCACCAATCAACTCCGCCCTGCAGTTCACCCAAACTTTAAACTGGCCAGTCAAAAGCACAGAGTGGCATTTCAACCGAGTCATGGGATTACAAGAGAGGATTAAAAGTGGACCACAAGACAAAGCCCATGACAGTgaagacaaaaaaatatttccttag